A genomic window from Gymnodinialimonas ceratoperidinii includes:
- a CDS encoding glycine--tRNA ligase subunit alpha, with protein sequence MTEASTPRSFQEIILRLQAYWAAKGCAIMQPYDMEVGAGTFHPATTLRSLGDRAWTAAYVQPSRRPTDGRYGENPNRLQHYYQYQVIIKPSPPDLQDLYLGSLRAIGIDTDLHDIRFVEDDWESPTLGAWGLGWEVWCDGMEVSQFTYFQQVGGHDCHPVSGELTYGLERLAIYILGIDHVMDMPYNDPDAPIPLTYGDVFRQTEEEYSRHNFDAATTETLLRHFEDAEAECQQLLSHEAIDPKTGKHIIMVHPAYDQAIKASHMFNLLDARGVISVTERQAYIGRVRALTKMCADAFVQTAAGGADVADGAQVA encoded by the coding sequence ATGACCGAGGCCAGCACTCCACGTTCGTTTCAAGAGATCATCCTGCGCCTGCAGGCCTATTGGGCGGCGAAGGGCTGCGCGATCATGCAGCCCTATGACATGGAAGTGGGCGCGGGCACCTTCCATCCGGCCACCACGCTGCGCTCTCTGGGCGACCGGGCATGGACGGCGGCCTACGTGCAGCCTTCGCGCCGCCCGACCGACGGGCGCTATGGCGAGAACCCGAACCGCTTGCAGCATTATTACCAGTATCAGGTGATCATCAAACCAAGCCCGCCCGACCTGCAGGACCTCTACCTCGGGTCCCTGCGCGCCATCGGGATCGACACCGACCTGCACGACATCCGCTTCGTGGAGGATGACTGGGAAAGCCCGACCCTCGGGGCCTGGGGCCTGGGGTGGGAGGTCTGGTGCGACGGGATGGAAGTCTCGCAGTTCACCTATTTCCAGCAGGTCGGCGGGCACGATTGCCACCCGGTCTCGGGCGAGTTGACCTACGGGTTGGAGCGACTGGCGATCTATATTCTCGGCATCGATCACGTCATGGACATGCCCTACAACGATCCCGATGCGCCGATCCCGCTGACCTATGGGGACGTGTTCCGCCAGACGGAAGAGGAATACTCGCGCCACAACTTCGATGCCGCCACCACCGAGACGCTACTGCGCCATTTCGAGGATGCCGAGGCCGAGTGTCAGCAACTGCTGTCCCACGAGGCGATCGATCCCAAGACCGGCAAACACATCATCATGGTCCACCCCGCCTATGATCAGGCTATCAAGGCCAGCCACATGTTCAACCTGCTCGATGCGCGGGGCGTGATCTCGGTGACCGAGCGTCAGGCTTACATCGGCCGGGTCCGCGCGCTGACCAAGATGTGCGCCGATGCCTTCGTGCAGACCGCCGCCGGTGGCGCGGATGTTGCGGACGGGGCGCAGGTCGCGTGA
- a CDS encoding serine protease, which produces MATRFLQGLLALTFVVFGFVSTAQAQNQVWVQIEAHPNLATAEQRVRAYSQLVDNVNGFRATTGLYAVSLGPFDPETGQLVLQRLLGQGLIPRDSYLEDGGLYATQFFPVAAGALDEPTDATDADTDADAEAAEEVAEPVETAPLDETPQQARQSEALLTREQRDELQIALQWFGFYNGRIDGAFGPGTRGSMQAYQESRGMEPSGILTTRQRAQLLDEYQSELAALGMRNVLDQRAGVQIDLPMAMVEFDSYNFPFAQYEEINDSGVRVMLISQPGDRATLFGLYEIMQTLEIVPLEGERERGADSFTLTGQSSELRSHTEARLVGGAVKGFTLIWEPSADEQVARVLPMMQESFRAVDGTLDPAAVPEGLDESVDMVSGLTVRRPDVVRTGFYIDARGTVLTTTEVAGQCGQILIDNAYEASVAYRDDTLGIVVLSPNQQLAPLGFAQLASDPARLRSEIAVAGYPFGGALSSASTTFGSLEDLRGMNGEETMQRLAVETADTEAGGPVLDLSGNVIGMVLPGTIGNRALPSDVTMALRADQLIGVLADAGVSVTQAQPVGALNRENLSREAADMTVRVSCWN; this is translated from the coding sequence ATGGCGACGCGTTTTTTGCAGGGGCTCCTCGCCCTGACTTTTGTTGTTTTCGGGTTTGTGAGCACCGCTCAGGCGCAAAACCAGGTCTGGGTCCAGATCGAAGCTCATCCGAACCTTGCCACCGCCGAGCAGCGCGTGCGCGCCTATTCGCAGCTGGTCGACAACGTGAACGGCTTCCGCGCAACCACGGGCCTCTATGCCGTTTCGCTTGGCCCCTTCGACCCTGAGACCGGCCAGCTTGTCTTGCAACGCCTTCTGGGCCAGGGCCTGATTCCGCGCGACAGCTATCTTGAGGACGGCGGCCTCTACGCCACGCAATTCTTCCCCGTTGCCGCAGGCGCTCTGGACGAGCCCACCGACGCGACCGATGCGGATACCGACGCAGATGCTGAAGCTGCGGAAGAAGTTGCAGAGCCGGTCGAGACCGCGCCGCTGGACGAGACCCCGCAGCAGGCACGCCAGTCCGAAGCCCTCCTGACCCGCGAGCAGCGCGACGAGTTGCAGATCGCCCTGCAGTGGTTCGGCTTCTACAACGGCCGCATTGACGGCGCGTTCGGTCCCGGCACCCGTGGCTCGATGCAGGCCTATCAGGAATCGCGCGGGATGGAGCCGTCGGGCATCCTTACCACCCGTCAGCGTGCGCAATTGTTGGACGAGTACCAGAGCGAACTCGCTGCGCTCGGCATGCGCAACGTGCTGGATCAGCGCGCCGGCGTGCAGATCGACCTGCCGATGGCGATGGTGGAATTCGACAGCTACAACTTCCCCTTCGCGCAATACGAGGAAATCAACGACAGCGGCGTGCGGGTGATGCTGATCAGCCAGCCCGGTGACCGCGCGACGCTCTTCGGTCTCTACGAGATCATGCAGACGCTGGAGATCGTCCCGCTCGAGGGCGAGCGCGAGCGCGGCGCCGACAGCTTCACACTTACCGGCCAGTCGTCCGAGCTGCGCTCTCACACCGAGGCGCGTCTCGTGGGCGGGGCCGTCAAGGGCTTCACCCTGATCTGGGAGCCTTCCGCCGACGAGCAGGTCGCCCGCGTCCTTCCGATGATGCAGGAAAGCTTCCGGGCCGTGGATGGCACGCTTGACCCTGCCGCCGTGCCTGAGGGTCTGGACGAAAGCGTCGACATGGTCTCGGGCCTCACGGTGCGCCGCCCCGACGTCGTGCGGACCGGTTTCTACATCGATGCACGCGGCACGGTCCTGACGACCACGGAAGTCGCCGGGCAATGCGGCCAGATCCTGATCGACAACGCCTATGAAGCCTCGGTCGCTTACCGCGATGACACTCTCGGCATCGTCGTGTTGAGCCCGAACCAGCAGCTCGCGCCCCTGGGTTTTGCGCAGTTGGCAAGTGATCCGGCGCGCCTGCGCTCCGAGATCGCCGTGGCGGGCTATCCCTTCGGTGGGGCGCTTTCCTCGGCCTCCACGACCTTCGGCTCGCTGGAAGACTTGCGCGGCATGAACGGTGAAGAGACGATGCAGCGCCTCGCGGTCGAGACTGCCGACACCGAGGCCGGCGGCCCTGTCCTCGACCTCTCGGGCAACGTGATCGGGATGGTTCTGCCGGGCACCATCGGCAACCGCGCCCTGCCCTCGGACGTCACCATGGCGCTGCGCGCTGACCAGCTGATCGGCGTTCTGGCGGACGCGGGTGTGTCGGTCACGCAGGCGCAACCCGTGGGCGCGCTGAACCGCGAAAACCTGAGCCGCGAAGCCGCCGACATGACGGTGCGGGTCAGCTGCTGGAACTGA
- a CDS encoding sigma-70 family RNA polymerase sigma factor yields MTTPQDLEELLSRIQLRDRAAFSSLYSATSAKLFGVILRVLKDRAGAEDVLQDVYVKVWKKADRYRVTGHSPMTWLITIARNAAIDRLRAGGPPTDDIDDVVQVQAPGATPEQAAIAAGEAGRIMACLAELDTDRASAVRGVYLEGHSYQDMAQRHDVPLNTMKTWLRRSLNSLKECLAS; encoded by the coding sequence ATGACGACGCCGCAAGACCTTGAAGAACTCCTCTCGCGCATCCAACTGCGCGACCGCGCGGCCTTTTCTTCACTTTATTCTGCGACGTCGGCGAAACTTTTCGGCGTGATCCTGCGTGTCTTGAAGGACCGGGCAGGAGCGGAGGACGTTTTGCAGGACGTCTACGTGAAGGTCTGGAAGAAGGCAGACCGCTACCGGGTGACGGGGCACAGCCCGATGACCTGGCTGATTACCATCGCGCGGAACGCGGCCATCGACAGGCTTCGTGCGGGCGGGCCGCCGACCGACGACATCGACGATGTCGTGCAGGTTCAGGCGCCCGGTGCGACGCCGGAGCAGGCCGCGATTGCCGCGGGCGAGGCCGGGCGGATCATGGCCTGCCTGGCCGAGCTGGACACGGATCGTGCCAGCGCCGTGCGCGGCGTATATCTGGAAGGCCATTCCTATCAGGATATGGCGCAGCGACACGACGTGCCGCTGAATACGATGAAAACATGGCTGCGTCGCAGTCTGAACAGTTTGAAGGAGTGCCTTGCGTCGTGA
- a CDS encoding anti-sigma factor yields the protein MTDRPDTTPETEPLAAEYVLGLLTPAERVAFEARLRSEPALLAEVRRWESHFATMADLEVDPVAPPPRLRDAIEARLFGLPSASLWNRVAFWRGLSFVTSAAALAALGAVLLPNMQQGTDGPGTPGPDTQGPEAGIPAGTLLMTHLIPTEGSTLGLAVTREPSGILQVRRVAGEMAPGRAQELWVIAGDNAPVSLGVLHEDALTTLVPDAETAELFSVGAALAISDEPPGGSPTGAPTGEILALGTLVAL from the coding sequence GTGACCGACCGGCCTGACACCACACCTGAGACAGAGCCGCTGGCCGCCGAGTACGTCCTCGGGCTGCTGACGCCTGCCGAACGGGTGGCCTTCGAGGCACGGCTCCGGTCCGAGCCCGCGCTTCTGGCCGAAGTGCGCCGGTGGGAAAGTCATTTCGCAACCATGGCTGATCTGGAAGTCGACCCCGTAGCTCCGCCGCCGCGATTGCGCGACGCGATAGAAGCGCGGCTCTTCGGGCTGCCCTCTGCCTCGCTCTGGAACCGGGTCGCCTTCTGGCGCGGCCTGTCTTTCGTCACCTCCGCCGCTGCCCTTGCCGCGCTGGGCGCGGTGCTGCTGCCGAACATGCAGCAAGGCACGGATGGGCCCGGCACGCCGGGGCCGGACACACAGGGGCCCGAGGCAGGCATCCCGGCGGGCACGCTCTTGATGACGCATCTGATCCCGACCGAGGGCTCGACCCTCGGGTTGGCGGTCACGCGGGAGCCTTCCGGCATTCTGCAAGTGCGCCGGGTCGCGGGCGAAATGGCTCCGGGGCGCGCACAGGAGCTGTGGGTGATCGCGGGCGACAATGCGCCGGTCTCTCTCGGCGTGCTCCATGAGGACGCGCTGACGACTTTGGTCCCCGATGCTGAAACGGCCGAACTTTTCTCGGTCGGCGCGGCGCTGGCGATCTCGGACGAGCCGCCCGGTGGCTCTCCGACCGGCGCACCGACCGGAGAGATCCTCGCGCTCGGCACGCTCGTCGCGCTCTGA
- a CDS encoding threonine/serine dehydratase, which yields MTQPLPDAITAAAPLIAPYIRQTPILTVEANALNLRTPVTFKLEHTQITGSFKLRGAFFNMLTRDVPDAGIVAASGGNHGAAVAYAATTLGHKSRIFVPATIAKEEKLRRMRGFGGEVVLTEGSVGACMEEYAAYAESSGALSVHPYDTIPTLTGQGTLARELEAQMGELDTVFVATGGGGLIGGVSAWFRDRVKIVSVETEGTNTLEKSMREGPEIDVPARGVAAGSLGGPRLGVDSFALIREFVDEAVVLPDDDVYDAANRMWEATRLIGEPGSAVALAALTSGAYVPEKDERIGVILCGGNAEPDWFVQ from the coding sequence ATGACACAGCCCCTGCCCGATGCCATTACGGCCGCCGCCCCGTTGATCGCCCCCTACATTCGCCAGACACCGATCCTCACGGTGGAGGCCAATGCCTTGAACCTGCGCACCCCGGTGACGTTCAAGCTGGAACACACCCAGATCACCGGCTCGTTCAAGCTGCGCGGCGCGTTCTTCAACATGCTGACGCGCGACGTGCCAGACGCGGGCATCGTCGCGGCCTCGGGCGGCAACCACGGCGCTGCGGTGGCCTATGCCGCGACGACGCTTGGCCACAAGAGCCGCATCTTCGTGCCTGCCACCATCGCCAAGGAAGAGAAACTGCGCCGCATGCGCGGGTTCGGGGGCGAGGTCGTGCTGACAGAGGGATCGGTCGGGGCCTGCATGGAAGAATACGCCGCCTATGCCGAGAGCTCCGGCGCGCTTTCCGTCCACCCTTACGACACCATCCCCACGCTGACGGGCCAGGGCACCTTGGCGCGCGAGCTGGAAGCCCAGATGGGAGAGCTCGACACCGTCTTCGTGGCCACCGGCGGCGGCGGCCTGATTGGCGGCGTCTCGGCCTGGTTCCGCGACCGGGTGAAGATCGTCTCGGTCGAGACGGAGGGCACGAATACCTTGGAGAAATCCATGCGCGAGGGGCCGGAGATCGACGTGCCGGCCAGGGGCGTGGCGGCGGGGTCCCTCGGCGGGCCGCGGCTCGGGGTCGACAGCTTCGCGCTGATCCGTGAATTCGTGGATGAGGCCGTCGTCCTGCCGGACGATGACGTCTACGACGCCGCCAACCGCATGTGGGAGGCCACCCGTCTCATCGGAGAGCCCGGCAGCGCCGTGGCCCTCGCCGCCCTGACCTCAGGTGCCTATGTGCCGGAGAAGGATGAGCGCATCGGTGTCATCCTCTGCGGCGGCAATGCCGAGCCCGATTGGTTCGTGCAATAG
- a CDS encoding DUF6446 family protein, whose amino-acid sequence MTSGRIIVVVIVLSTIIFGLGLWYTNTRAYYAPVEDLVLTVQTEDGTLVPLDVSNAEAIDAATSPLRFRACFTLDDPAPLVDAMPYEDPTPLIPPAWFDCFDATALGEALEAGTAQAYLGAFDTARGVDLVVATFPDGRGYAWTQLNGTLE is encoded by the coding sequence GTGACCTCGGGACGCATCATCGTGGTGGTGATCGTGCTGTCCACGATCATCTTCGGTCTCGGGCTGTGGTACACCAACACGCGCGCCTATTACGCGCCGGTGGAGGATCTCGTGCTGACCGTCCAGACCGAGGACGGTACGCTCGTCCCGCTCGACGTCAGCAACGCCGAGGCGATCGACGCGGCGACCTCTCCGCTGCGGTTCCGCGCCTGCTTCACGCTCGATGATCCCGCGCCGCTCGTCGACGCCATGCCATATGAAGACCCCACGCCCCTGATCCCGCCCGCGTGGTTCGACTGCTTTGACGCCACCGCCCTCGGCGAAGCCTTGGAGGCGGGCACGGCGCAAGCCTACCTCGGCGCATTCGACACCGCCCGCGGCGTGGATCTGGTTGTCGCGACGTTTCCCGACGGGCGCGGCTACGCTTGGACCCAACTCAACGGCACGCTTGAATAA
- the cobT gene encoding cobaltochelatase subunit CobT — protein MSKFNPNDNPADPFKKALADATRVMADDPDLAVTYTVDPPGLSADSVRLPQVSRRMTREEVLLARGTADALALRHKYHDQGTAARYAPQGAMARDLMDAMEGARCEAMGAREMPGTAGNIDAKIGHDARRKGYGEIREASDAPLSTAAGYLIRHLATGRELPAEADNVMNLWRGFIEDRCDSTLEDLQDVLSDQKSFAKFARQLIDDLGYGDQLGDDPDDMDDDAEEDASEEQEDDAPDSTGEDDNDEEEAEASPEQSQEDQQDESQAQVEMDDNGDMDEAEEQEMPDGEAPQEPLPPAPHSDADPDYKVFSTENDEEIAAEDLAEAQELERLRAYLDQQLDPLKGAVSRLANKLQRRLQAQQNRSWEFDREEGILDAGRLARVVANPTTPLSFKVENDTEFRDTVVTLLLDNSGSMRGRPISIAAICADVLARTLERCGVKVEILGFTTRAWKGGKAREEWLAEGRPQQPGRLNDLRHIVYKSADAPWRRVRDNLGLMMKEGLLKENIDGEALEWAHRRMVHRTEARKILMVISDGAPVDDSTLSVNPANYLEKHLRDVIAMVEKRRAVELLAIGIGHDVTRYYERAVTITDAEQLAGAITEQLASLFDTDPRARARVMGMKRAG, from the coding sequence ATGAGCAAGTTCAATCCCAACGACAACCCCGCCGACCCGTTCAAGAAGGCGCTCGCCGACGCGACGCGGGTGATGGCGGATGACCCCGATCTGGCCGTGACCTATACCGTTGACCCGCCCGGGCTCAGCGCCGACAGCGTGCGGCTGCCGCAGGTCAGCCGGCGGATGACGCGGGAAGAGGTCTTGCTTGCCCGCGGCACCGCCGATGCGCTGGCGCTGCGCCACAAGTACCACGACCAAGGCACCGCCGCGCGTTACGCGCCGCAAGGCGCCATGGCGCGCGATTTGATGGACGCGATGGAAGGCGCCCGCTGCGAAGCCATGGGCGCACGCGAGATGCCGGGGACGGCGGGCAACATCGACGCCAAGATCGGCCATGACGCGCGCCGCAAGGGCTATGGCGAGATCCGCGAAGCCTCCGACGCGCCGCTGTCCACGGCGGCAGGCTACCTGATCCGCCACCTCGCCACGGGCCGCGAGCTGCCCGCCGAGGCGGACAACGTCATGAACCTCTGGCGCGGTTTCATCGAGGATCGCTGCGACAGCACGCTGGAGGACCTGCAGGACGTCCTCTCGGACCAGAAATCCTTCGCCAAGTTCGCGCGTCAGCTGATCGACGACCTAGGCTACGGCGACCAGTTGGGCGACGACCCCGATGACATGGACGACGACGCCGAGGAGGATGCCAGCGAGGAACAGGAAGACGACGCGCCCGACAGCACCGGCGAGGACGACAACGACGAGGAGGAGGCTGAAGCCTCCCCCGAGCAGTCGCAGGAAGATCAGCAGGACGAGTCCCAAGCCCAGGTCGAGATGGACGACAACGGCGACATGGACGAGGCCGAGGAGCAGGAGATGCCCGACGGCGAGGCGCCGCAGGAGCCGCTCCCCCCCGCGCCCCATTCCGACGCCGACCCGGACTACAAGGTCTTCTCCACCGAGAACGACGAGGAAATTGCCGCCGAGGACCTCGCCGAAGCGCAGGAACTCGAACGCCTCCGCGCCTACCTCGACCAGCAGCTTGATCCCCTCAAGGGCGCCGTATCGCGGCTGGCCAACAAGCTGCAGCGCCGGTTGCAGGCGCAACAGAACCGCTCGTGGGAGTTCGACCGCGAGGAAGGCATCCTCGACGCGGGCCGCCTCGCGCGCGTGGTCGCCAACCCCACGACGCCGCTGTCCTTCAAGGTCGAGAACGACACCGAGTTCCGCGACACAGTGGTGACGCTCTTGCTCGACAATTCCGGCTCCATGCGCGGCCGCCCGATCTCCATCGCGGCGATCTGCGCCGACGTGCTGGCCCGCACGCTGGAGCGCTGCGGCGTGAAGGTCGAGATCCTGGGCTTCACCACCCGCGCGTGGAAGGGCGGCAAGGCGCGCGAGGAATGGCTCGCCGAGGGCCGCCCGCAGCAGCCCGGCCGCCTGAACGACCTGCGCCACATCGTCTACAAGAGCGCCGATGCTCCCTGGCGTCGGGTGCGCGACAACCTCGGGTTGATGATGAAGGAAGGTCTCCTGAAGGAGAACATCGACGGCGAGGCGCTGGAATGGGCGCACCGCCGGATGGTGCACCGGACCGAGGCGCGCAAGATCCTGATGGTGATCTCCGATGGCGCGCCCGTCGATGACAGCACGCTCTCGGTGAACCCGGCCAACTACCTCGAGAAGCACCTGCGAGACGTCATCGCCATGGTCGAGAAGCGGCGCGCGGTGGAGCTTCTGGCCATCGGCATCGGCCACGACGTGACCCGCTACTACGAGCGCGCCGTGACGATCACCGACGCCGAGCAGTTGGCGGGCGCGATCACCGAGCAACTGGCCTC
- the cobS gene encoding cobaltochelatase subunit CobS produces the protein MDDGNSLSIDAKPTEEFSVREVFGIDTDMKVKGFAEPTDRVPEIDPTYKFDPDTTLAILAGYGYNRRVMVQGYHGTGKSTHIEQVGARLNWPTVRVNLDSHISRIDLIGKDAIKLRDGKQVTEFHEGILPWALRNPVAIVFDEYDAGRADVMFVIQRVLETDGKLTLMDQNEIITPNPNFRLFATANTVGLGDTTGLYHGTQQINQAQMDRWSLVATLNYLSHDAEVNIVLAKQPHYNTEAGRKTMSQMVTVADLTRTAFMNGELSTVMSPRTVINWAQNAEIFRDVGYAFRVSFLNKCDELERQTVAEFYQRCFDEELPESAASMSLG, from the coding sequence ATGGACGACGGCAACAGCTTGAGCATCGATGCAAAACCCACCGAGGAGTTTTCGGTTCGGGAAGTGTTTGGCATCGACACCGACATGAAGGTGAAGGGCTTTGCCGAGCCGACCGACCGCGTGCCCGAGATCGACCCGACCTACAAGTTCGACCCCGACACCACCCTCGCGATCCTCGCGGGCTACGGCTACAACCGCCGCGTGATGGTGCAGGGCTACCACGGCACCGGCAAATCGACCCACATCGAGCAGGTCGGCGCACGGCTGAACTGGCCCACCGTGCGGGTGAACCTCGACAGCCACATCAGCCGGATCGACCTGATCGGCAAGGACGCGATCAAGCTGCGTGACGGCAAGCAGGTGACGGAATTCCACGAAGGCATCCTGCCTTGGGCGCTGCGCAACCCTGTCGCCATCGTCTTCGACGAATACGACGCCGGCCGCGCGGACGTGATGTTCGTGATCCAGCGCGTGCTGGAGACCGACGGCAAGCTGACGCTGATGGACCAGAACGAGATCATCACGCCGAACCCGAATTTCCGCCTTTTCGCCACGGCCAACACCGTGGGCCTCGGCGACACCACGGGCCTCTACCACGGCACGCAGCAGATCAACCAGGCACAGATGGACCGCTGGTCGCTCGTCGCGACGCTGAACTACCTGAGCCATGACGCCGAGGTGAACATCGTTCTCGCCAAGCAGCCCCACTACAACACCGAGGCCGGTCGCAAGACGATGAGCCAGATGGTAACCGTGGCGGACCTGACGAGGACTGCCTTCATGAACGGCGAGCTCTCGACCGTAATGTCGCCCCGGACGGTGATCAACTGGGCGCAGAACGCCGAGATCTTCCGTGACGTGGGCTATGCCTTCCGCGTCTCCTTCCTCAACAAGTGTGACGAGCTGGAGCGCCAGACCGTGGCGGAATTCTACCAGCGCTGCTTTGACGAGGAACTGCCCGAGAGCGCCGCGTCGATGAGCCTTGGCTGA
- a CDS encoding fasciclin domain-containing protein — MIKNFAATLTATALLSGAAFADAHATNPQVGGADMMMEMNIVENASNSPIHTTLVAAVVEAGLVETLSGDGPFTVFAPTDDAFAALPEGTVETLLMPENRDRLTEILTCHVVGAEVFSDAIAGMIADDGGAHDVETLGGCTLSAAMDGEMITLTDEQGQVASVTIADVDQSNGVIHVIDTVLLPAG, encoded by the coding sequence ATGATCAAGAATTTTGCTGCCACGCTCACCGCAACCGCACTTCTGTCCGGCGCAGCTTTTGCTGACGCCCACGCGACGAACCCGCAGGTTGGCGGTGCCGACATGATGATGGAAATGAACATCGTCGAGAACGCGAGCAACTCCCCGATCCACACCACGCTGGTCGCAGCCGTGGTTGAAGCCGGTCTCGTCGAGACGCTGTCGGGCGACGGTCCCTTCACGGTCTTCGCACCCACGGACGACGCATTCGCGGCGCTGCCCGAAGGTACGGTCGAAACCCTGCTGATGCCGGAAAACCGGGACCGCCTGACCGAGATCCTGACCTGCCACGTGGTGGGCGCCGAGGTTTTCTCTGACGCCATCGCGGGCATGATCGCCGACGACGGCGGCGCCCATGATGTGGAGACGCTTGGCGGCTGCACCCTGAGCGCGGCAATGGACGGCGAGATGATCACCTTGACCGATGAGCAGGGCCAGGTTGCCTCTGTCACCATCGCCGATGTCGATCAGTCCAACGGCGTGATCCACGTGATCGACACGGTTCTGCTCCCCGCAGGCTAA